One window of Drosophila bipectinata strain 14024-0381.07 chromosome 4, DbipHiC1v2, whole genome shotgun sequence genomic DNA carries:
- the LOC122322080 gene encoding uncharacterized protein, protein MYVEVLRIKIPTGCKLIGFADDLALLVVAKEIKNVETNATHKTEAVLFTSRKKVEYITIQVGNCCITTKETIKYLGLMLDNRMSYGAYVEYSTIKAAKIQGALMGGPKEGRRRLLASVVTSVLLYAAPIWAATISEEAAIVLAGMIPIDILANEAEEIYASNRQRGRNSSRGAIK, encoded by the exons ATGTACGTCGAAGTACTCAGGATCAAAATACCGACGGGATGTAAACTCATCGGCTTCGCGGACGACCTAGCGCTGCTCGTGGTGGCGAAGGAAATCAAGAACGTGGAAACCAATGCGA CACATAAAACGGAGGCAGTTCTCTTCACGAGCAGGAAAAAGGTGGAGTACATTACCATCCAGGTGGGCAACTGCTGCATCACGACAAAGGAGACAATTAAATACCTAGGGCTAATGCTGGACAACAGGATGTCCTACGGAGCGTACGTGGAGTACTCCACCATTAAGGCTGCAAAGATCCAAGGAGCCTTAATGGGAGGCCCAAAGGAAGGCAGGAGACGTCTTTTAGCCAGTGTCGTCACGTCGGTCTTGCTGTACGCAGCGCCGATATGGGCTGC AACCATATCCGAGGAAGCTGCCATCGTTCTAGCCGGAATGATTCCAATTGATATACTGGCTAATGAAGCGGAGGAAATCTACGCATCCAATCGGCAACGGGGAAGGAATTCATCCCGAGGGGCCATCAAGTAG